Proteins encoded by one window of Erwinia pyrifoliae DSM 12163:
- a CDS encoding PAAR domain-containing protein, which translates to MGKPAARALIDQGAHSGPIQSGSPDVMIGGFPAARKGDSVSCSQHGSGIIVGGSASVIVNGQPLARLGDKTQCQTDGKPPVPPKKAAPPQYWGATLAKNAAKDGLLHGDLYDARALGAFASTEDKTGEGDSDTASLGFALTDLTLGNMKSDSLLRGESRTKVASGSASGTYYGYDHDSDITGFNANASASGVQYGGTAAAGKPGGLYGSIAGDVTVVTAETKLIGEVYKGNQGRYGFTAEAGAETAVVKGEGVVNFDIYGVFVSEAKLGGTAGGAGASAGVSGYVDTTDYSLNLKISGELAIAVGLKADVSIKIALKPLDEYFYGKKDVASEVSIKSDNDGGIIISGCVTVIIGN; encoded by the coding sequence ATGGGTAAGCCAGCGGCCAGAGCGCTAATTGATCAAGGCGCTCATAGCGGGCCAATACAATCCGGAAGCCCTGATGTGATGATTGGCGGCTTTCCGGCGGCAAGAAAAGGCGACAGCGTAAGCTGTTCACAGCACGGCAGCGGGATTATCGTCGGAGGTTCTGCCAGCGTTATCGTCAATGGACAACCGCTGGCGAGATTGGGAGACAAAACCCAGTGTCAAACCGACGGTAAACCGCCCGTTCCGCCGAAAAAAGCCGCCCCGCCGCAGTACTGGGGCGCAACGTTAGCTAAAAACGCGGCAAAAGACGGGTTATTACACGGCGACCTCTACGACGCGCGCGCACTGGGGGCTTTTGCCAGTACGGAGGATAAAACCGGCGAGGGTGATTCAGATACCGCTTCGCTGGGATTCGCCCTGACGGATCTCACTTTGGGCAATATGAAAAGTGACAGTCTGTTAAGGGGGGAGAGCCGCACTAAGGTTGCGTCTGGTAGTGCCAGCGGGACTTATTATGGTTATGACCATGATAGTGATATCACCGGTTTTAACGCTAACGCGTCTGCCAGCGGCGTTCAGTATGGCGGAACCGCCGCCGCAGGAAAGCCGGGCGGGCTATATGGCAGTATCGCCGGGGACGTCACGGTTGTTACCGCCGAAACAAAGCTTATCGGCGAGGTTTATAAAGGTAACCAGGGGCGCTATGGATTTACCGCCGAAGCGGGCGCGGAAACGGCGGTCGTTAAGGGCGAGGGCGTGGTGAATTTTGATATCTATGGCGTCTTCGTATCGGAGGCTAAGCTGGGAGGAACGGCAGGTGGTGCGGGGGCATCTGCGGGGGTAAGTGGTTACGTAGATACTACTGACTATTCGCTTAATCTTAAGATTTCAGGCGAACTGGCTATTGCGGTAGGGTTAAAGGCTGATGTTAGCATCAAGATTGCATTAAAACCTTTAGATGAATATTTCTACGGTAAGAAGGACGTTGCATCCGAAGTTAGCATTAAGTCGGATAATGATGGTGGTATCATTATTTCTGGATGTGTAACGGTCATAATTGGGAATTAA
- the tssH gene encoding type VI secretion system ATPase TssH encodes MSEISRAVLFGKLDTLLFTSLESATAFCKLRGNPYVELVHWLHQLMQHQGGDLQQLIRHFSLDEEALTRDIVAALDRLPRGASAVSDLSEHIDSAVERAWVYGSLKFGVQQIRGGHLLIGLLKTFNLANLLKGISPQFSRISVDVLLEQFDQVFGDSKEAQQVSAAPQTASGEIPQQQGTLAQYAQDLTARARDGKIDPVAGRDQEIRQMVDILMRRRQNNPLLTGEAGVGKTAVVEGLALRIAAGDVPEPLQQVQLWLLDIGMLQAGAGMKGEFEARLQALINEVQSSPTPIVLFIDEIHTLVGAGGQQGTGDAANLLKPALARGQLRTIGATTWAEYKKYIEKDPALTRRFQTVQVHEPDEEKALLMLRSTVSPLEQHHCVLLLDEAVAAAVKLSHRYIPARQLPDKAVALLDTACARVAVSQSAQPPQLEDCLHRIHALEIERDIAGREAKVGIGEAGRVAQLEQQLAALAEQRDRLNERWQQERALVDDIIALRGQLSAETAEDQASLHQQLTARQQQLRELQGEAPLLFAAVDANVVAAVVADWTGIPLGRMVKNEIDAVLKLADTLNQRVIGQRHGLDLIAKRVRTSRARLDDPNKPVGVFMLCGPSGVGKTETALALAETLYGGEQNIITINMSEFQEAHTVSTLKGAPPGYVGYGEGGVLTEAVRRRPYSVVLLDEIEKAHPDVHEIFFQVFDKGWMEDGEGRHIDFRNTIIILTSNVGTQLISAMCADPELMPQPEDLAGALRPPLLEVFPPALLGRLLVVPYYPLSDEVLANIVRLQLQRIQRRLEENHGIISEVDDSVISQIVQRCTEVESGGRMVDAILTNTLLPQMSQMLLSASARDEQYRRLRVTLHQGEFQCQFEA; translated from the coding sequence ATGTCAGAAATCAGCCGCGCCGTACTGTTCGGCAAACTGGATACGCTGTTATTTACCTCTCTGGAGAGCGCCACCGCGTTTTGTAAACTGCGCGGCAACCCCTATGTGGAGCTGGTGCACTGGCTGCACCAGCTGATGCAGCATCAGGGCGGTGACTTACAGCAGCTTATCCGCCATTTTTCACTGGATGAAGAGGCGCTGACGCGGGATATCGTGGCGGCGCTCGACAGGCTGCCGCGCGGAGCCAGCGCGGTCTCTGACCTGTCCGAACATATCGACAGCGCGGTGGAGCGCGCCTGGGTTTACGGTTCGCTGAAGTTTGGCGTACAGCAGATCCGTGGCGGTCACCTGCTGATTGGCCTGCTGAAAACCTTTAACCTCGCCAACCTGCTGAAAGGCATCTCGCCGCAGTTCAGCCGCATCAGCGTTGATGTGCTGCTGGAGCAGTTTGATCAGGTATTTGGCGACAGCAAAGAGGCACAGCAGGTCAGCGCCGCGCCGCAGACTGCCAGCGGTGAAATCCCACAGCAGCAGGGTACGCTGGCGCAGTACGCGCAGGATCTGACGGCGCGCGCGCGCGATGGCAAGATCGATCCGGTGGCCGGGCGCGACCAGGAGATCCGCCAGATGGTGGATATTCTGATGCGCCGCCGCCAGAACAACCCGCTACTCACCGGGGAAGCCGGGGTAGGCAAAACGGCGGTGGTGGAAGGGCTGGCGCTGCGTATCGCCGCAGGCGACGTGCCTGAACCGTTGCAGCAGGTGCAGCTGTGGCTGCTGGATATCGGCATGTTGCAGGCCGGAGCCGGGATGAAGGGTGAATTTGAGGCGCGGCTTCAGGCGTTGATTAATGAAGTGCAGTCCAGCCCGACGCCGATCGTCCTGTTTATTGATGAGATCCACACCCTGGTCGGCGCGGGCGGTCAGCAGGGTACCGGCGATGCCGCCAACCTGCTGAAACCGGCGCTGGCACGCGGCCAGCTGCGCACCATCGGTGCCACCACCTGGGCGGAATACAAAAAGTACATCGAGAAAGATCCGGCGCTGACCCGCCGCTTCCAGACCGTGCAGGTGCACGAGCCGGACGAGGAGAAAGCGCTGCTGATGCTGCGCAGTACCGTCAGTCCGCTGGAACAGCACCACTGCGTCCTGCTGCTGGATGAAGCGGTAGCGGCGGCGGTCAAGCTCTCGCATCGCTATATTCCGGCGCGTCAGTTGCCGGATAAGGCGGTGGCGCTGCTGGATACCGCCTGCGCACGCGTTGCCGTCAGCCAGAGCGCCCAGCCACCGCAGCTGGAAGACTGCCTGCATCGCATTCATGCGCTGGAGATTGAGCGCGATATCGCCGGGCGTGAAGCGAAAGTCGGTATCGGCGAGGCCGGGCGCGTGGCGCAGTTGGAGCAGCAGCTGGCGGCGCTGGCCGAACAGCGCGACAGGCTTAACGAACGCTGGCAGCAGGAGCGCGCGCTGGTGGACGACATCATCGCCCTGCGCGGGCAGCTGAGTGCAGAGACGGCGGAAGACCAGGCGAGCCTGCATCAGCAGCTTACCGCACGCCAGCAGCAGCTGCGTGAACTTCAGGGCGAAGCCCCGCTGCTGTTCGCGGCGGTGGATGCCAACGTGGTGGCGGCGGTGGTCGCCGACTGGACCGGCATTCCGCTGGGGCGCATGGTGAAAAACGAAATTGATGCGGTGCTCAAGCTGGCTGATACCCTTAATCAGCGGGTGATTGGTCAGCGCCACGGGCTTGACCTGATCGCCAAACGGGTGCGCACCTCGCGCGCACGCCTGGACGACCCGAACAAGCCGGTCGGGGTCTTTATGCTGTGCGGGCCATCCGGGGTGGGTAAAACCGAAACCGCGCTGGCGCTGGCGGAAACGCTGTACGGCGGCGAACAGAATATTATCACCATCAATATGAGTGAGTTCCAGGAAGCGCATACCGTTTCCACCCTGAAAGGTGCGCCGCCGGGTTATGTCGGCTATGGTGAGGGCGGAGTCCTGACCGAAGCGGTACGCCGCCGTCCGTACAGCGTGGTGCTGCTGGATGAAATTGAAAAGGCGCACCCGGACGTGCATGAAATCTTCTTCCAGGTGTTTGATAAGGGCTGGATGGAGGATGGCGAAGGGCGGCATATCGATTTCCGCAACACCATCATTATTCTCACCTCTAACGTCGGTACGCAGCTGATTAGCGCCATGTGTGCTGACCCGGAACTGATGCCGCAGCCGGAGGATCTGGCCGGAGCGCTGCGCCCGCCGCTGCTGGAGGTGTTCCCCCCGGCGCTGCTGGGCCGCCTGCTGGTGGTGCCTTACTATCCGCTCAGTGATGAGGTGCTGGCCAATATCGTGCGTCTGCAATTACAGCGTATTCAGCGGCGGCTGGAGGAGAATCACGGTATTATCTCCGAAGTGGATGACAGCGTGATTAGCCAGATTGTCCAGCGCTGTACCGAAGTGGAGTCCGGCGGTCGCATGGTCGACGCCATTCTTACCAATACCCTGTTGCCGCAAATGAGCCAGATGCTGCTGTCTGCCAGCGCGCGCGACGAACAATACCGTCGCCTGCGCGTTACGTTACATCAGGGCGAATTCCAGTGTCAGTTTGAGGCGTAA
- a CDS encoding serine/threonine protein kinase, with product MSQQDNSQAMPNALPVGYRFNEFEIEQVIGGGGFGIVYRARDHQLERTIAIKEFMPASLAVRNDDLTLVLRSEHFSKTFHAGLNSFIQEARLLARFTHPNLLHVLRFWVQNDTAYMGTAFYSGTTLSRLQQQRPEIINEAWIRKLLPPLFGAINTIHREGYLHRDISLDNIQIQDNGAPVLLDFGSARKAIGNLSDETETMLKPGFAPIEQYSDDNESEQGTWTDIYALGAVLHTLIIGSPPPVSVVRSIEDNYQPLAQRRPAGYSLPLLTAIDRALALQAEDRPQTVDQLAALMELKESDLDAIHEVKVGTSSTMLVAVEDEEPAPTVANKLQRFKLPGMIAAGVLVGIGVGALLNSGGDDVQPQTSQPPAVQPATEVANAAPAAVPAQQPAAPAAVAPPPEPVAQVWLQLARGDQVEINGKAEALMPSPNGFATLQLPPGEYQFRISNGRQTRSQTITIEHEGAWLLNPQS from the coding sequence ATGTCACAACAGGATAACAGCCAGGCGATGCCTAATGCATTACCGGTTGGCTACCGATTCAATGAGTTTGAAATCGAGCAGGTGATTGGCGGCGGCGGCTTTGGCATTGTCTACCGCGCACGCGATCACCAGCTGGAACGCACCATCGCCATCAAAGAGTTTATGCCCGCCTCGCTGGCGGTGCGCAACGACGACCTGACGCTGGTGCTGCGCAGCGAACACTTCAGCAAAACCTTTCATGCCGGGCTGAACAGTTTTATTCAGGAGGCGCGCCTGCTGGCGCGCTTTACCCACCCGAACCTGCTGCACGTACTGCGCTTCTGGGTGCAGAACGATACCGCCTATATGGGCACGGCCTTCTACAGCGGTACCACCCTGTCGCGTCTGCAGCAGCAGCGCCCGGAAATCATTAACGAAGCCTGGATCCGCAAGCTGCTACCGCCGCTGTTTGGTGCCATTAACACCATCCATCGGGAAGGCTATCTGCACCGCGATATCTCGCTGGATAATATCCAGATTCAGGATAACGGCGCGCCGGTGCTGCTGGACTTTGGTTCAGCGCGCAAGGCGATTGGCAACCTGTCCGACGAAACTGAAACCATGCTCAAGCCGGGTTTTGCGCCAATCGAACAGTACAGCGACGACAACGAAAGCGAGCAGGGCACCTGGACCGATATCTACGCGCTGGGCGCGGTGCTGCATACGCTGATTATCGGTTCACCGCCGCCGGTCAGCGTGGTGCGCAGCATTGAGGATAACTACCAGCCGTTAGCGCAGCGCCGTCCGGCGGGCTATTCGCTGCCGCTGCTGACCGCCATCGACCGGGCGCTGGCGCTGCAGGCGGAAGATCGTCCGCAGACCGTTGACCAGCTGGCAGCGCTGATGGAGCTGAAAGAATCGGATCTCGATGCCATTCACGAGGTCAAAGTCGGCACATCCAGCACCATGCTGGTGGCGGTTGAGGATGAAGAACCCGCGCCAACGGTGGCCAACAAGCTGCAGCGCTTTAAGCTGCCGGGAATGATTGCCGCCGGAGTGCTGGTGGGGATCGGCGTGGGTGCGCTGCTGAACTCCGGCGGCGACGATGTTCAGCCGCAGACCAGCCAGCCTCCGGCGGTGCAACCCGCTACAGAGGTAGCCAACGCCGCCCCGGCTGCCGTTCCGGCGCAGCAGCCAGCGGCCCCGGCGGCGGTCGCGCCACCGCCTGAACCGGTGGCACAGGTTTGGCTGCAGCTGGCGCGGGGTGACCAGGTGGAGATCAACGGCAAGGCCGAAGCGCTGATGCCGTCCCCCAACGGTTTTGCCACCCTGCAGCTGCCGCCGGGTGAATACCAGTTCCGCATCTCCAACGGCCGCCAGACGCGCAGCCAGACCATCACCATCGAACACGAAGGTGCGTGGCTGTTAAATCCGCAAAGCTAA
- a CDS encoding type VI secretion system Vgr family protein — MFDRITVQLPMDGLLFWRMSGREALSQSFELSVQLLSTDARIERRALLGQPIVISIPTQGIMSTRYLNGKITKVSVSSQELSGTRYAVXTLVMEPDLWPLKRDKNLRIFQGQTVPQIVKTLLGEYNVALEDRLTGSYRSWEYCVQYQESSFNFISRLMELEGIYYYFRHEADGHRLVLMDAEQQHQPFSGYEAIPYHATPSGGITSAEGISGWEFADAVTPGIYSIDDYDFRKPNAWMLQARQNPASPQPGAIDVYDWPGHFVDHDHGEFYVKIRQQVWQVEHQQISATGTALGLAPGYTFAVLNAPFISDNGEYLTTEACYDFEENSYASGGDSSSRHNISVQVIPSDITFRAQPDTPWPRTHGPQTAKVVGPKGESIWTDKYGRIKVKFHWDRLAKGDDTSSCWVRVSSAWAGQGYGGVQIPRVGDEVVVDFINGDPDRPIVTGRVYNEASMPPWALPAAATQMGFMSRSKDGTPDNANALRFEDKAGHEQIWLHAEKNMDTEVEHCETHDVGVDRHKTVGRDEKNIVKRNMLTDVGMHATSHTAEKHIINVGEDQAVLTMDKQGNVLLEATASIRLKVKNNYILITPSAIEIQVAEGDLMAESEKGALLKGNELTLLGGGTDAELSASDTVSITGTNATDIKGALVKVNS; from the coding sequence ATGTTTGACCGTATCACCGTACAGCTGCCGATGGACGGCCTGCTGTTCTGGCGCATGAGCGGGCGCGAAGCGCTGTCGCAGTCATTTGAACTGAGCGTGCAGCTGTTAAGCACCGATGCGCGCATCGAGCGCAGGGCGCTGCTCGGCCAGCCGATCGTCATCTCCATCCCCACCCAGGGGATAATGAGTACCCGCTACCTGAACGGCAAAATCACCAAAGTGTCGGTCAGCAGCCAGGAGCTGAGCGGCACGCGCTACGCGGTGTANACCCTGGTGATGGAGCCGGACCTGTGGCCGCTGAAGCGCGACAAAAATCTGCGCATTTTCCAGGGGCAGACGGTGCCGCAGATCGTCAAAACCCTGCTGGGTGAGTACAACGTGGCGCTGGAAGACCGGCTGACCGGCAGCTACCGCAGCTGGGAGTACTGCGTGCAGTACCAGGAGAGCAGCTTTAACTTTATCAGCCGNCTGATGGAGCTGGAGGGGATCTACTACTACTTCCGCCACGAGGCGGACGGGCACAGGCTGGTGCTGATGGACGCGGAGCAGCAGCACCAGCCGTTCAGCGGCTACGAGGCGATCCCTTACCACGCCACGCCATCCGGTGGCATTACCAGCGCAGAAGGTATCAGCGGCTGGGAGTTTGCCGATGCGGTCACACCGGGTATCTACAGCATCGACGACTACGACTTCCGCAAACCGAACGCATGGATGCTGCAGGCGCGGCAGAATCCGGCCTCGCCGCAGCCGGGGGCGATAGACGTCTACGACTGGCCTGGCCACTTTGTTGACCACGATCACGGTGAGTTCTACGTGAAAATCCGCCAGCAAGTGTGGCAGGTGGAGCATCAGCAGATTAGCGCCACAGGCACCGCACTCGGCCTGGCACCGGGTTACACCTTTGCGGTGTTGAATGCGCCCTTTATCAGTGATAACGGTGAATATCTGACCACCGAAGCCTGCTATGACTTTGAGGAAAACAGCTACGCCAGCGGCGGCGATAGCAGCAGCAGGCACAATATCTCTGTTCAGGTGATCCCTTCGGATATCACCTTCCGCGCACAGCCGGACACGCCGTGGCCGCGCACCCACGGGCCGCAGACGGCGAAGGTGGTGGGGCCGAAGGGCGAGTCGATCTGGACCGATAAATATGGCCGCATCAAAGTGAAATTTCACTGGGACAGGCTGGCGAAGGGCGACGATACCAGCTCGTGCTGGGTGCGCGTCTCCAGCGCCTGGGCGGGCCAGGGCTACGGTGGGGTGCAGATCCCGCGCGTGGGCGACGAGGTGGTGGTCGACTTTATCAACGGCGACCCGGACCGACCGATCGTCACCGGGCGCGTGTACAACGAGGCGAGCATGCCGCCGTGGGCGCTGCCCGCCGCCGCCACGCAGATGGGCTTTATGAGCCGTTCGAAGGACGGTACGCCGGACAACGCCAACGCGCTGCGCTTTGAGGATAAAGCGGGTCATGAACAAATCTGGCTGCATGCGGAAAAAAATATGGATACCGAGGTTGAACATTGCGAAACCCATGATGTCGGCGTCGATCGTCATAAAACCGTTGGCCGCGACGAGAAAAACATCGTTAAACGCAACATGCTGACTGACGTTGGTATGCATGCAACCAGCCATACCGCAGAGAAACATATCATCAACGTCGGTGAGGATCAGGCCGTTCTGACCATGGATAAGCAGGGTAATGTGCTGCTTGAAGCCACTGCCAGCATCAGGCTGAAGGTGAAAAATAATTACATTCTGATCACCCCATCAGCGATCGAAATACAGGTGGCGGAAGGGGATCTGATGGCGGAAAGCGAGAAAGGGGCCTTATTGAAAGGCAACGAGCTTACCCTGCTGGGCGGAGGAACCGATGCGGAACTGAGCGCCAGTGACACCGTCAGTATTACCGGAACCAACGCCACCGATATCAAAGGCGCGCTGGTCAAAGTAAACAGCTAA